In Leptospira harrisiae, a genomic segment contains:
- a CDS encoding glycine--tRNA ligase has product MAQPKEKEEQSLKPIVAVSKRRGFVFPGSEIYGGLSNTFDYGPNGIEVLNNLKRLWWEYFVHRRDDVLGLDSSILLHPRVWEASGHISNFNDPLMDCKKCKTRVRVDKFLEDKEGEGAATGKSLEELTNTIRDKGYACPTCGTVGSFTDARQFNLMFKTSHGASEEGSTDIYLRPETAQGIFINFKNVTQIARKKVPFGIAQIGKSFRNEIMARQFIFRTREFEQMEMEFFCEPGTQKEWFKYWVDYCMDWLVNVVGLKKENLRVREHEKEELSFYSDSTSDIEYKYPFGWGELWGVASRTDYDLTQHETFSSEDLKYHDLDQKKKYLPYVVEPALGLNRLFLAVLCDAYEEEKLEKEEIRTVLRFGKRVSPMKVAIFPLMKKDGLDSKAKEIYANLRNHWYVDYDESGAIGKRYRRHDEIGTPFCITVDYDTMSDGTVTIRERDSMKQERIPLTEIKSYLINRMV; this is encoded by the coding sequence ATGGCACAGCCGAAAGAGAAAGAAGAACAGTCGCTCAAACCCATAGTCGCAGTCTCCAAAAGAAGGGGATTTGTTTTCCCAGGTTCCGAAATTTACGGAGGCCTTTCCAATACCTTTGACTATGGTCCGAATGGAATTGAAGTATTAAACAATCTAAAACGACTTTGGTGGGAATACTTTGTTCACAGACGGGACGATGTTTTGGGCCTTGATTCCTCCATCCTACTCCACCCTCGCGTTTGGGAGGCTTCTGGTCATATTTCCAACTTCAACGACCCCTTAATGGACTGTAAAAAATGCAAAACTCGCGTGCGAGTGGATAAATTTTTGGAAGATAAAGAAGGAGAAGGTGCTGCCACTGGAAAAAGTTTGGAAGAGCTAACAAACACAATTCGAGACAAAGGATATGCCTGCCCTACTTGCGGTACTGTAGGAAGTTTTACTGATGCCCGCCAATTTAATTTGATGTTCAAAACATCTCACGGTGCCTCAGAAGAAGGTTCCACAGACATCTACCTACGCCCAGAAACCGCCCAAGGAATTTTTATTAATTTTAAAAACGTAACCCAAATTGCTCGGAAGAAAGTTCCCTTCGGAATCGCACAAATTGGGAAGTCTTTCCGTAACGAAATTATGGCACGCCAATTTATCTTCAGAACCCGTGAGTTCGAACAAATGGAGATGGAGTTTTTCTGTGAACCTGGAACTCAAAAAGAATGGTTCAAGTATTGGGTAGACTACTGTATGGACTGGCTTGTGAATGTGGTGGGTCTAAAAAAAGAAAATCTTCGTGTGAGAGAACATGAAAAAGAAGAACTTTCTTTTTATAGTGATTCCACAAGTGATATCGAATACAAATATCCGTTTGGTTGGGGAGAACTTTGGGGTGTGGCCTCAAGGACTGATTATGATCTCACCCAACATGAAACTTTCTCATCCGAAGATTTGAAATACCATGATTTGGATCAAAAGAAAAAATACCTGCCTTATGTTGTGGAACCAGCACTCGGACTCAATCGCCTTTTCCTTGCGGTTTTATGTGATGCCTACGAAGAAGAAAAACTAGAAAAAGAAGAAATTCGTACTGTCCTGAGATTTGGGAAACGAGTGAGTCCAATGAAAGTGGCTATTTTCCCGCTTATGAAAAAGGACGGACTCGACTCCAAAGCTAAAGAAATTTACGCTAACCTTCGCAATCACTGGTATGTAGACTACGATGAAAGTGGAGCCATTGGAAAACGATACCGCCGTCACGACGAAATTGGAACACCATTTTGTATCACTGTTGATTACGATACCATGAGTGATGGAACCGTCACCATTCGGGAAAGGGATTCTATGAAACAAGAACGAATCCCTTTGACTGAAATCAAATCATACCTAATCAACAGAATGGTATAG
- a CDS encoding energy transducer TonB family protein — protein sequence MDSANSKQLSPWAKKSLTFFLWMSPLFSLGPFLALGILFAFPREFRLRLRAIAVVAVYILSWVVFYPIELVHRSGLEWEATINEFLAKDSRNLQLKFGFVLLCFLLLLINYIHSLKRNRKRESIRTSRLQKEHPYGTIRTEMRIRDSKFDTLLLVLFLALLLNFGFQFLSEKLHPIKSLSPLAPLVDVYQFVFNYSISLCILLFSFNRNKIPSVIAKPYLRYMEGIRIRERWKAAVVSQGRFPFRLELIVKEKAKFRDRILPGFGHIYVYEYWRGFPILFLTLLLFLFSAVWVFSYLSPIFGIQFLAGFGLKPGVPDKDFFISSQNIAYAVFSVFALVGIYFYSSYLLEKSFSLENLGVKEDKVGESEPFFKPGLRKGFRNVLPLSLLFHLILISLVFLIPITLQRGKKKEQSSQKNDHFRPEKMEFYFIDPNVPDDTKGLNGGVVTGNETENKEKGEKISNEKVADNGPVKGQIKKIRGKKVPPTYSNYISAKMRIPESYMDYWAKAPHPYSSVVAYTITQDGDVIDVELVEASDYPDQDLRTLQLVESLGPLMPPPGTKNDIRVTELFWNGPIDPEFVPTQLQKEMINLFDGRYMEELPE from the coding sequence ATGGATTCGGCAAATTCTAAACAACTCTCTCCCTGGGCTAAAAAATCCTTAACCTTCTTCCTTTGGATGTCCCCTCTCTTTTCTCTCGGACCTTTTTTGGCATTAGGTATCCTATTTGCTTTTCCAAGAGAATTTCGCCTCCGTCTACGTGCCATTGCTGTGGTTGCGGTTTACATCCTTTCTTGGGTAGTTTTTTATCCGATAGAACTGGTGCACAGGTCTGGACTCGAATGGGAGGCAACAATCAATGAATTTCTTGCCAAGGATTCTCGAAACCTACAATTAAAGTTTGGATTTGTTTTGTTATGTTTTCTTTTGCTACTAATAAATTACATTCATAGTCTCAAGAGAAATAGAAAAAGAGAATCGATTAGAACTTCCCGTTTGCAGAAAGAACATCCTTATGGAACGATCCGCACGGAGATGAGAATTCGTGATTCCAAGTTTGATACTTTGTTGCTGGTATTATTTCTTGCCTTACTTCTTAATTTTGGATTCCAATTCCTTTCTGAAAAATTACATCCAATCAAATCACTTTCTCCATTGGCACCGCTTGTGGATGTATATCAGTTTGTTTTTAATTATTCGATTTCTCTTTGTATTCTGTTGTTTAGTTTCAATCGAAACAAAATTCCTTCTGTAATTGCAAAACCTTATCTGCGTTATATGGAAGGAATTCGTATCCGAGAACGTTGGAAGGCCGCTGTTGTATCACAAGGAAGGTTTCCATTCCGGTTAGAACTCATCGTGAAGGAAAAAGCAAAATTCCGAGATCGAATCCTTCCTGGATTTGGACATATTTATGTTTATGAGTATTGGCGTGGGTTTCCTATTTTATTTTTAACATTACTATTATTTTTATTTTCTGCAGTTTGGGTGTTCTCCTATTTAAGCCCCATTTTTGGAATTCAGTTTTTGGCAGGATTTGGATTAAAACCAGGGGTGCCGGATAAAGACTTTTTTATCTCATCACAAAACATTGCCTATGCGGTCTTTTCAGTTTTTGCCCTTGTAGGAATATATTTTTATTCTTCTTACTTACTCGAAAAGTCTTTTAGTTTAGAAAACTTAGGTGTTAAGGAAGACAAAGTAGGCGAGTCTGAACCTTTTTTCAAACCTGGACTTCGGAAAGGGTTTCGAAACGTACTCCCTTTATCTTTACTCTTTCATTTGATTTTGATCTCTCTTGTATTTCTGATTCCAATCACACTCCAACGGGGTAAAAAGAAAGAACAGTCCTCACAAAAAAATGATCACTTCCGTCCTGAAAAAATGGAATTCTATTTTATCGATCCCAATGTTCCCGATGATACCAAAGGTTTGAACGGTGGGGTTGTCACGGGGAATGAAACAGAAAACAAAGAAAAGGGTGAAAAGATTTCCAATGAAAAAGTAGCGGATAATGGCCCTGTCAAAGGCCAGATCAAAAAAATTAGAGGGAAAAAAGTCCCACCTACCTACTCAAATTATATCTCTGCGAAAATGCGAATTCCTGAAAGTTATATGGACTACTGGGCCAAAGCTCCCCACCCTTATTCTTCCGTGGTTGCTTATACCATCACCCAAGACGGGGATGTGATTGATGTGGAACTTGTGGAAGCATCCGACTATCCTGACCAAGACCTCCGCACTTTGCAACTTGTGGAAAGTTTAGGGCCACTGATGCCACCACCGGGTACGAAAAATGACATCCGAGTCACAGAACTTTTTTGGAATGGACCCATTGATCCTGAGTTTGTGCCCACTCAACTCCAAAAAGAAATGATCAACTTATTTGACGGCCGTTATATGGAAGAGTTACCAGAATGA
- a CDS encoding PrsW family glutamic-type intramembrane protease, whose protein sequence is MKEIGFIDYLIGSFTILPWAIVIWKAYKPKKGWQEVLGILLALFFGWLSTDLILRLHPILWPETDFMPKKKVSMLSQTAHLAFIQAGITEETFKIFFIMILSFVLGYDKKTKAFSPNVVLFGSFVAMGFSFIENTHYIAREPDEKKFDLFIARTVHSSNIHLLINLCFSLFLLKSNLKLESANKRLYIIFGFVLAVMQHGVVDFLLIPGSIIGLWIATSLFVGIWVWTVNDWRELVVERKYEPSITLSSG, encoded by the coding sequence ATGAAAGAAATTGGATTTATTGATTATTTAATTGGATCATTCACCATTCTTCCTTGGGCCATTGTTATTTGGAAAGCTTACAAACCGAAAAAAGGTTGGCAGGAAGTTTTAGGAATTTTGTTAGCATTGTTTTTTGGATGGTTGTCCACAGATCTAATCTTAAGGCTTCATCCCATCCTTTGGCCAGAAACAGATTTTATGCCAAAGAAAAAAGTAAGTATGTTATCTCAAACAGCTCACTTGGCCTTTATCCAAGCGGGAATTACCGAAGAGACTTTTAAAATATTTTTTATCATGATTTTGTCTTTCGTTTTGGGTTATGATAAAAAAACAAAAGCCTTTTCACCAAATGTGGTTTTGTTTGGATCTTTTGTGGCAATGGGTTTTTCCTTTATAGAAAATACACACTACATTGCCAGAGAACCAGATGAAAAAAAGTTCGACTTGTTTATTGCACGAACCGTTCATTCATCTAACATTCATTTGCTCATCAATCTTTGTTTTTCTTTGTTTTTGTTGAAGAGCAATTTGAAATTGGAAAGTGCAAACAAAAGGTTATACATAATATTTGGATTTGTTTTAGCAGTAATGCAACATGGAGTGGTTGATTTTCTTTTGATTCCAGGTTCCATCATAGGTCTTTGGATTGCCACTTCCCTATTTGTTGGGATTTGGGTTTGGACAGTCAACGATTGGCGGGAACTAGTGGTGGAAAGGAAATACGAGCCATCGATTACTTTAAGTAGTGGATAA
- a CDS encoding GyrI-like domain-containing protein, translated as MSEVTEPLVKTEKFTVMGLKIRTSNAPGDADVKIPAIYSRFYKEDIPKQMELLRKFDPLFAVYFNYASDENGAYDFLLGYAVDSNTKLLPGMEIVHVEPQNGRYFQIQPGAPEEVVPKFWAEIWNHPEIPKIRTYQMDWEEYSEAGIRVFLSTT; from the coding sequence ATGTCTGAAGTGACAGAACCATTGGTAAAAACTGAGAAATTCACTGTGATGGGCCTCAAAATCCGGACTTCCAACGCACCTGGGGATGCTGATGTCAAAATCCCTGCGATCTACTCTCGGTTTTACAAAGAAGACATTCCAAAACAAATGGAACTTTTGCGAAAATTTGATCCGCTTTTCGCTGTGTATTTTAATTATGCCTCTGATGAAAATGGGGCTTATGACTTTTTGTTAGGTTATGCAGTGGATTCAAACACAAAACTATTGCCAGGAATGGAGATAGTTCACGTCGAACCACAAAACGGTCGTTATTTTCAAATCCAACCAGGTGCACCTGAAGAAGTAGTCCCTAAGTTTTGGGCAGAAATTTGGAATCATCCAGAAATTCCTAAAATCAGAACGTATCAAATGGATTGGGAGGAATACTCGGAAGCAGGGATCAGAGTATTTTTATCCACTACTTAA
- a CDS encoding DUF1554 domain-containing protein — MKGFTRKSILKFNLTLILLSVIVTGVACGKDKDNNDTLIGTMLVALNTNIGCINKDHCKMYVTKSNAVLNVGISGLDNQCNSDENKPSGSGTYKAMVADGTNRNACTYANCATGGTSEHIDWVLKPNKEYRRADGTTVIGNTSVNGIFESDLTNEVLSVVTGTNFTITGLNANWTNSVNDCSNFSTTGANVAFGSHIEKTIANVITFGTTTCSSSRKLYCVEQ, encoded by the coding sequence ATGAAAGGATTCACCAGAAAATCTATTCTTAAGTTTAATTTAACGTTAATTTTATTAAGTGTTATCGTTACTGGAGTTGCTTGCGGAAAAGATAAAGACAATAATGATACTTTAATTGGAACAATGTTAGTCGCTTTAAATACAAATATAGGCTGTATAAACAAAGACCATTGTAAAATGTATGTAACCAAATCAAATGCTGTCCTGAATGTTGGTATTTCAGGACTAGATAATCAATGTAATTCCGACGAAAACAAACCTTCTGGCAGTGGTACTTACAAAGCGATGGTTGCCGATGGAACAAATCGCAATGCTTGTACTTACGCTAATTGCGCCACTGGCGGCACATCAGAACATATTGATTGGGTACTCAAACCCAATAAGGAATATCGCAGAGCTGATGGGACAACTGTGATTGGTAATACAAGTGTAAACGGAATCTTCGAATCGGATTTGACGAATGAAGTTTTATCGGTCGTAACTGGCACAAATTTTACAATTACTGGTTTGAATGCAAATTGGACAAACAGTGTAAATGATTGTTCCAATTTTTCTACAACCGGAGCAAATGTTGCCTTTGGATCGCATATTGAAAAAACGATAGCAAATGTAATTACATTTGGCACCACGACCTGTTCAAGCTCGAGGAAGCTATATTGTGTTGAACAATAA
- a CDS encoding VOC family protein, with translation MTKSKLYEMHNVGIVVESLDNAISFFNEIGLTLEGRMMVGGEWAGQVTGLGNQEVEIAMMVTPDGHSRIELSQFISPKTIADHRTAPVNSLGYLRIMFRVDNLDELLSRLKKHGATVVGEVVQFENIYRLCYIRGVEGLLIGLAEQLGDQTATDILE, from the coding sequence ATGACAAAGAGTAAACTATACGAAATGCACAATGTTGGTATTGTGGTTGAGTCCCTCGATAATGCCATTTCCTTTTTTAATGAAATTGGCCTAACACTAGAAGGTCGAATGATGGTTGGGGGAGAATGGGCAGGACAGGTCACAGGACTTGGAAACCAAGAAGTGGAAATTGCAATGATGGTGACCCCCGATGGACACAGTCGCATCGAACTTTCTCAATTCATATCTCCAAAAACAATCGCAGACCACAGGACTGCTCCCGTGAACTCACTAGGTTACCTTCGCATCATGTTCCGAGTAGACAATTTAGACGAATTGTTATCACGACTCAAAAAGCATGGTGCTACTGTTGTGGGAGAAGTGGTTCAGTTTGAAAATATCTATCGCCTTTGTTACATACGTGGAGTGGAAGGCCTTCTCATCGGACTTGCTGAACAACTAGGAGATCAAACTGCAACTGATATTTTAGAATAA
- a CDS encoding TetR/AcrR family transcriptional regulator, producing the protein MAGKKQKVTKETTPYHHGDLRPALVSAARRLLQKQGTDALSLRSIASEIGVTHMAPYAHFKGKQELLQAVAASGYDELAANMIAVQKRHPKVLGRMLAYHYGVEYIQFAIANPNLYRLMMNQINLENKITLESSNREIWVSSQRPFRLLFTAFAIERVNKKLAHARALGAWATVHGIASLAIEGHLVLPEGMNVIQLFKTTVSSSMEIV; encoded by the coding sequence ATGGCCGGGAAAAAACAGAAAGTAACCAAAGAAACAACCCCCTACCATCATGGAGACCTTCGCCCTGCTCTTGTTTCTGCTGCCCGGCGTTTATTACAAAAACAAGGAACCGATGCTTTGTCTCTACGCTCCATCGCATCAGAAATCGGTGTCACTCATATGGCACCATACGCACATTTTAAAGGGAAACAAGAATTGTTGCAGGCAGTTGCGGCTTCGGGTTACGATGAATTGGCGGCTAACATGATTGCCGTACAAAAAAGACATCCGAAAGTTCTTGGCCGAATGTTAGCTTACCATTACGGAGTCGAATACATTCAATTTGCAATTGCAAACCCAAACCTCTATCGCCTAATGATGAACCAAATTAATTTAGAAAATAAAATTACTTTGGAAAGTTCTAATCGTGAGATATGGGTGAGTTCACAACGTCCGTTTCGATTGCTTTTTACAGCGTTTGCAATTGAGCGAGTGAATAAAAAGTTAGCCCATGCAAGAGCCTTAGGTGCTTGGGCCACTGTGCATGGAATCGCATCTCTTGCGATCGAAGGACATCTTGTTCTTCCTGAAGGAATGAATGTCATCCAATTATTTAAAACTACGGTTAGTTCCTCTATGGAAATAGTATAA
- a CDS encoding phytoene desaturase family protein has protein sequence MSYYDTVVIGAGNAGLIAATRLQREGAKTLLLERHNVPGGCATSFVRGDFEFEVALHQLSGVGTESNPFIMRRVFEELGVLDKIELVQEEELYRIIIPGKLDVTLPADWNELQMHMKHLFPEEAESIERFFKLSEAVVNEYYFVLPRVRLSKDEEKIRTKCPNFSAYGLRSTTEVLNEFFKNQDLINVITPYWSYVGIPTTDLVFAEFIGMLYFYCVYKPWHIKGGSQMLSSSLLSSFEEAGGEVRFHCAAEKILTENGVVRGVLLETGETVSCDAVVSNASPLITYHEMLDLETPPSVLKDFQSRRMGVSAVCLYLGLDCSPEELGFTTASTFVMTTSNSEVTEDRMYTLEAPDWGMVTCYNFIDEELAPKGKSVVTLVALQYGEAWKDVPPEKYISTKYEFGDKLINLIEQAYPNIRTHIEKAEVATPMTMMRYLNTPGGAIYGFKQTLQDGHLFRDSLDAIDGLYSASSWTSMGGFQPTYLNGYNTARKILKRKNAIRKTKTTASVN, from the coding sequence ATGTCTTACTATGACACTGTCGTAATTGGTGCCGGTAACGCTGGTTTAATTGCTGCCACTCGTTTGCAACGGGAAGGTGCTAAAACTCTGTTGTTAGAACGTCATAATGTCCCCGGTGGTTGTGCCACTTCCTTTGTCCGAGGAGATTTTGAATTTGAAGTAGCACTCCACCAACTCAGTGGTGTGGGAACAGAATCAAATCCATTTATCATGCGTCGAGTATTCGAAGAACTTGGAGTATTAGATAAAATTGAACTTGTACAAGAAGAAGAGCTGTATCGGATCATTATTCCAGGGAAGTTAGATGTTACATTACCTGCAGATTGGAACGAGTTACAGATGCATATGAAACACCTTTTCCCAGAAGAAGCGGAATCTATAGAAAGATTCTTTAAACTAAGTGAAGCTGTAGTGAATGAATATTATTTTGTACTACCTAGGGTCAGGTTATCTAAAGATGAAGAAAAAATTAGAACTAAATGTCCAAATTTTTCAGCATACGGATTACGTTCTACTACCGAAGTTTTAAATGAGTTTTTTAAGAATCAAGATTTAATTAACGTTATTACACCTTATTGGAGTTATGTTGGAATCCCCACAACAGATTTGGTGTTTGCTGAATTCATCGGTATGTTATATTTTTATTGTGTATATAAACCTTGGCATATCAAAGGTGGATCTCAAATGCTTTCGAGTTCTCTTTTGTCTTCCTTTGAAGAAGCGGGAGGAGAAGTAAGATTTCATTGTGCAGCAGAAAAGATCCTTACAGAAAATGGTGTCGTGCGGGGTGTTCTTCTGGAAACAGGTGAGACTGTCTCATGCGATGCAGTTGTATCGAATGCGAGTCCTCTCATCACTTACCATGAAATGTTGGATTTAGAAACTCCTCCATCAGTATTAAAAGATTTTCAATCTAGAAGGATGGGTGTTTCAGCTGTTTGTCTTTATTTGGGATTAGATTGTTCTCCTGAAGAGTTAGGATTCACAACAGCTTCCACCTTTGTGATGACAACTTCCAATTCAGAAGTTACGGAAGATCGTATGTACACCTTAGAAGCTCCAGATTGGGGAATGGTGACTTGTTATAATTTTATAGATGAAGAGCTTGCGCCAAAGGGGAAATCAGTTGTCACTCTTGTTGCATTACAATATGGAGAAGCATGGAAGGATGTACCACCGGAAAAATATATTTCCACAAAATATGAGTTTGGTGACAAACTAATCAATCTGATTGAGCAAGCGTATCCAAACATTCGGACACATATTGAAAAGGCAGAAGTGGCCACACCTATGACGATGATGCGTTATTTGAATACTCCTGGTGGCGCCATATACGGATTCAAGCAGACCTTACAAGATGGTCACTTATTTCGAGATTCTTTGGATGCGATTGATGGACTTTATTCTGCTAGTAGTTGGACGAGTATGGGTGGTTTTCAACCAACGTATTTGAATGGTTACAACACCGCTCGAAAAATCCTAAAACGAAAAAATGCAATTCGTAAAACAAAAACTACAGCTTCGGTCAACTGA
- a CDS encoding FAD-binding oxidoreductase: MLDNNQKLETNVFNSVVGFKEAVLKKTEMESKGSTFVEEKGLVRQTIHRLHPKRLKLRVEKIRIDTLSTKTLVLCSVDGKKLPPFQSGQYINLFVSLAGVLTARPYSISSSSKNLDSYELTIKRAEGGFVSPYLLDEVEVGNEFESTGPMGSFHHNPLFHGMDLVFLAGGSGIAPAMSMLKSFLASTDPVRFHIIYSNSFENDVIFIDELRALAKTNSHFILTEFLSREVSPEYQGYHGRLNVDTLKTLLPNAPSEMYYVCGPTPFNEHCAELLSNLGVKSGRILIESNGPPNKPENLEGWPKSVLPSLEVNIKVGNHNSFKAKAGEPLLNSLERNGYFTENACRSGECSLCRVKLKTGEVFSPEEAKIRKSDKKFGWIHSCVAFPVTDVEIQL, translated from the coding sequence ATGTTAGATAACAACCAAAAACTAGAAACAAATGTTTTCAACTCTGTTGTTGGATTTAAAGAAGCAGTTTTAAAAAAAACGGAAATGGAATCTAAAGGTTCTACCTTCGTAGAAGAAAAAGGTCTAGTTCGACAAACAATCCATCGTCTTCATCCAAAACGATTAAAACTACGTGTAGAAAAAATTCGAATTGATACTCTATCTACAAAAACGTTGGTTTTGTGTTCTGTCGATGGTAAAAAATTACCTCCATTCCAATCAGGGCAGTACATCAATTTATTTGTTTCTCTTGCAGGTGTATTAACTGCAAGACCATACTCGATTTCATCTTCATCAAAAAATTTAGATTCTTATGAACTTACCATTAAACGAGCAGAAGGTGGGTTTGTGAGTCCTTATTTGTTAGATGAGGTGGAAGTTGGAAATGAGTTTGAATCCACAGGGCCAATGGGTTCTTTTCATCACAATCCACTTTTTCATGGAATGGATTTGGTATTTCTTGCTGGTGGTTCTGGGATTGCCCCTGCTATGAGTATGTTAAAATCATTTTTGGCTTCTACAGATCCAGTTCGTTTTCATATCATTTATTCGAATAGTTTTGAGAATGATGTAATTTTTATTGATGAACTTCGGGCATTAGCGAAAACCAATAGTCATTTTATTTTGACAGAGTTCCTTTCACGTGAGGTGAGTCCTGAATACCAAGGTTATCATGGTAGATTGAACGTAGATACATTAAAAACATTATTACCAAATGCACCTTCTGAAATGTATTATGTATGTGGTCCCACTCCATTTAACGAACATTGTGCGGAGCTACTTTCCAATCTTGGAGTTAAATCTGGTCGTATTTTAATCGAAAGTAATGGCCCACCGAACAAACCAGAAAATCTAGAAGGTTGGCCGAAATCGGTTCTTCCTTCTTTAGAGGTGAATATCAAGGTGGGAAATCACAATTCATTTAAAGCAAAAGCAGGGGAACCTCTTCTTAACAGTTTAGAGCGAAATGGATATTTCACTGAGAATGCCTGTCGGTCAGGTGAATGTAGTTTATGTCGGGTGAAGTTAAAAACTGGTGAAGTGTTTAGCCCAGAAGAAGCAAAAATAAGAAAGTCTGACAAAAAGTTTGGATGGATCCATTCCTGCGTTGCCTTTCCTGTTACAGATGTTGAGATTCAGTTATAA